The following proteins are co-located in the Megalops cyprinoides isolate fMegCyp1 chromosome 15, fMegCyp1.pri, whole genome shotgun sequence genome:
- the tex36 gene encoding testis-expressed protein 36 encodes MSDHLSNRITQERSSFVDNDVKRKRGCREYPFSTHDNRTSLQNSIEAYDQGLGRRKFAGETRQHNSHFCLRDDGNSSEAGGWSEDSSAYQTDYQGCQGTEGTHSRRFPRNHLERSHAAVAKAGEGGMWFGRHDAKHCTPLSVLAATNCSCKIGVTPQLYPVL; translated from the exons ATGTCTGATCATCTTTCAAACAGAATTACACAAGAAAGATCCTCATTCGTGGACAATGATGTCAAAAGG AAAAGGGGCTGCAGAGAGTATCCATTTTCCACCCATGATAACCGGACCTCATTACAAAACAGCATTGAAGCATATGATCAG GGACTGGGGCGCAGGAAGTTCGCGGGTGAAACGCGACAGCACAACTCCCACTTCTGCCTGAGGGATGATGGGAACTCGAGCGAGGCGGGAGGCTGGAGCGAGGACTCATCTGCCTATCAGACAGACTACCAGGGCTGCCAGGGGACAGAGGGCACACACAGCAGGCGATTTCCCAGAAACCACCTGGAGAGGTCGCACGCCGCGGTGGCCAAGGCAGGCGAGGGGGGCATGTGGTTTGGGAGGCATGACGCAAAGCACTGTACACCCCTCAGTGTCCTGGCTGCCACTAACTGTTCCT
- the edrf1 gene encoding erythroid differentiation-related factor 1 isoform X1: MSTEEENRTPVSPVNGKEDAADSGEESRPVQEAVICLSSNEIKSRAVVKYSAAPPPATYALLQEKTDLKLPPANWLRESTQLGAAGTTVLGSSSKNKPFSSFGMAYDFIDSIGNDVDVVSDSENIKKLLKIPYSKSHVSMAVHRVGRTLLLDELDIQELFMRSSQTGDWTWLKEFYQRLVDQKWQRKKKSKEHWYQKAILSKFLYYSINGDGSAAPVPSDSDRPDEGEGGCGAEEFGPSWPATFSGTASDSEESATPKEEGVPVETQYALGHVASVPKEQNLPTLFDEGENSQGLRNDFARNILWTFEDIHMLVGSNMPIFGGGRYPAVSLRLRDNNKPINILTGIDYWLDNLMCNVPELVMCFHVNGIVQKYEMIKTEDIPDLENSTFSTRVVKDIAQNILSFLKSNCTKEGHTYWLFKASGSDIVKLYDLTTLCEEAAEEKCQNPFTLPVAVLLYKVASNMMMKKSQNRKHYGTIRTLLLNCIKLLDQERHPQIIASAHYMLSELFQLDDTPDEAGGDSLRGGGSEDSYSEEEEEEEEEELPEDSDENGSYSTGSDPPDDSKAIAVIKSVGELSVPEKYKSTHQIRPSCAFPVSHDKEERCRHVLSCVLKGLKAVDGSIKKESDLPAADPNTPIPLKYEEGSPSAAPGVVEKEIAPLLDRVGPGQEAFKHPTRSGMIPGSWQHRMKLQLFLKASKAYYVLSDAATNLLKYGRALRYIKLALQCHDAYCSVSTSLHPEVLLFHSQCLSLCGDIQLMLAQNASNRAAYLEEYSYQTKEDQEILHSLHRECSCQAFNLVTDLAMDPEYQLFVSCKCYEAGYELLTSDDLRKHGSEQLRQLQKRLGNIRNEMGVFYMNQAAAMQTEKEAKRSVSVAEQEMWKKSFSCFEKGMKDFEAIGDETNTALLLCNTGRLMRICAQAHCAVSADLSRGEFSPEEALYYNKAIDYYLRAMKCLGTRERHTAVWDSVNWELSTTYFTLATLQQDYAPLSRKAQEQIEREVTDAMMKSLKYCDLQTESARQPLYQYRAATIHHRLASMYHSCFRNQVGDEQLRKQHRSLAELHYSKAVRLFLSLKDTPCELLRAQLERVAFAEFHMSGQSSNAAKLKTLSGALEIMTETRHAFQLIHKELLEEQREAESPDATEQSGPPDSAASSGLNTQEVLKLVGVFEPSISFLLLHLVKLMTASKRKPSVKEEEAVKTYKQVYSRLLRADKTAPLLHRVALFLELLDQLAVLVDNSDNRPSS; this comes from the exons ATGAGCACCGAGGAGGAAAACAGGACTCCCGTCTCTCCTGTTAATGGGAAGGAAGATGCGGCTGACAGTGGAGAGGAAAGCAGACCGGTACAG GAGGCAGTGATATGTCTTAGCAGCAATGAGATCAAGAGTCGGGCGGTGGTGAAGTATTCCGCTGCCCCACCGCCCGCCACCTACGCCCTGCTGCAGGAGAAGACGGACCTGAAATTGCCCCCCGCCAACTGGCTCCGAGAGAGCACCCAGCTGGGAGCCGCTGGCACCACCGTCCTGGGCTCCAGCAGCAAGAACAAGCCCTTCTCCAG TTTTGGAATGGCGTATGATTTCATCGACTCCATTGGGAACGATGTGGATGTTGTTTCTGACTCAGAG AACATCAAGAAGCTGCTGAAGATTCCGTACAGTAAGTCTCATGTAAGCATGGCTGTGCACCGAGTTGGGCGGACTCTCCTCTTGGATGAGCTGGACATCCAGGAGCTCTTCATGCGATCATCCCAG ACCGGAGACTGGACCTGGCTGAAGGAGTTTTACCAGAGGCTGGTAGATcaaaaatggcaaagaaaaaagaagagcaaAGAACACTGGTACCAAAAAGCAATTCTGTCAAAGTTCCTCTACTACAG TATTAACGGTGACGGGTCAGCGGCTCCTGTCCCGTCAGACTCGGACCGGCCCGacgagggagagggggggtgcgGGGCGGAGGAGTTTGGCCCCTCGTGGCCCGCCACCTTCAGCGGCACGGCGTCCGATTCGGAGGAGTCTGCCACCCCTAAGGAG GAGGGGGTTCCCGTGGAAACCCAGTACGCCCTCGGGCACGTGGCCTCAGTCCCCAAAGAACAGAACCTTCCCACGCTTTTTGATGAAGGGGAGAACAGCCAG GGGCTGAGAAACGACTTTGCGAGAAACATCCTGTGGACGTTTGAAGACATCCACATGCTGGTGGGGTCCAACATGCCCATCTTCGGAGGAGGGCGGTACCCCGCCGTGAGTCTGCGGCTCAG ggataATAATAAACCCATCAACATTCTGACGGGTATTGATTACTGGCTGGACAATCTGATGTGCAACGTGCCGGAGCTTGTCATGTGCTTTCATGTTAACGGCATTGTGCAG AAGTACGAGATGATAAAAACAGAGGACATCCCAGATCTGGAGaactccaccttctccaccagGGTTGTGAAGGACATCGCTCAGAACATCCTGTCCTTCCTCAAGTCCAACTGCACCAAAGAGGGCCATACCTACTGGCTCTTTAAAG CCAGCGGCAGCGACATCGTGAAGCTGTATGACCTCACCACTCTGTGTGAGGAGGCTGCGGAGGAGAAGTGTCAGAACCCTTTCACGCTGCCTGTGGCCGTGCTGCTCTACAA GGTGGCCAGCAacatgatgatgaaaaaaagcCAGAACAGGAAGCATTATGGGACCATCagaacactgctgctgaactGCATCAAACTGCTGGACCAGGAGAGACATCCTCAG ATCATTGCCTCTGCGCACTACATGCTGTCGGAGCTGTTCCAGCTGGACGACACCCCGGACGAGGCCGGGGGGGACTCGCTGCGGGGTGGCGGCTCCGAGGACAGCTacagcgaggaagaggaggaggaggaagaggaggagcttcCGGAGGACAGCGATGAGAACGGCTCCTACAGCACCGGCTCCGACCCGCCTGATGACAGCAAAGCCATCGCCGTCATCAAGTCTGTGGGGGAGCTGTCAGTCCCCGAGAAATACAAATCCACACACCAGATCAGA CCCAGCTGCGCGTTTCCTGTTTCCCACGACAAGGAGGAGCGCTGTCGCCACGTGCTGAGCTGCGTGCTGAAG GGCCTGAAAGCTGTGGATGGCAGCATTAAGAAGGAGAGCGACCTGCCTGCGGCCGACCCCaacacccccatccccctgaAGTACGAGGAGGGCAGCCCCAGCGCTGCGCCTGGCGTGGTGGAGAAGGAGATCGCCCCCCTGCTGGACAGAG TGGGCCCCGGGCAGGAGGCCTTTAAGCACCCGACCCGCTCGGGGATGATTCCCGGCTCCTGGCAGCACAGGATGAAGCTGCAGCTCTTCCTGAAGGCCTCCAAGGCGTACTACGTCCTGTCCGACGCCGCCACCAACCTGCTGAAGTACGGCCGTGCCCTGCGCTACATCAAGCTGGCCCTGCAGTGCCACG ACGCATATTGCTCTGTGAGCACCAGCCTGCACCCCGAGGTGCTGCTCTTCCACAGCcagtgcctgtctctctgcGGGGACATCCAGCTCATGCTGGCCCAGAACGCCAGCAACCGCGCCGCCTACCTGGAGGAGTACAGCTACCAGACCAAGGAGGACCAGGAGATCCTGCACAGCCTCCACCGAGAGTGCAGCTGCCAGG CCTTTAACCTGGTGACTGACCTGGCCATGGACCCGGAGTACCAGCTGTTTGTGAGCTGTAAGTGCTACGAGGCGGGGTACGAGCTGCTCACCTCGGACGACCTGAGGAAGCACGGCTCCGAGCAGCTCCGCCAGCTGCAGAAGAGACTGGGCAACATCCGCAACGAGATGGGCGTGTTCTACATGAACCAGGCCGCCGCCATGCAGACGGAGAAGGAAG CGAAGAGGTCGGTGTCCGTGGCGGAGCAGGAGATGTGGAAGAAGAGCTTCTCCTGCTTTGAGAAGGGCATGAAGGATTTCGAGGCCATCGGGGACGAGACCAACACGGCTCTGCTCCTGTGCAACACCGGCCGGCTGATGCGCATCTGCGCGCAGGCGCACTGCGCAGTCTCCGCAGACCTCAGCAGGGGCGAGTTCTCACCAGAGGAGGCGCTCTACTACAACAAG GCGATCGATTACTACCTGAGGGCGATGAAGTGCCTGGGTACGAGAGAGAGGCACACGGCCGTCTGGGACTCGGTCAACTGGGAGCTGTCCACCACCTACTTCACCCTGGCCACACTGCAGCAGGACTATGCCCCGCTGTCCAGGAAGGCCCAGGAGCAG ATCGAAAGGGAAGTGACAGACGCCATGATGAAGTCTCTGAAGTACTGCGACCTGCAGACGGAGTCGGCACGGCAACCGCTGTACCAGTACAGAGCCGCCACCATACACCACCGGCTGGCCTCCATGTACCACAGCTGCTTCCGGAACCAG GTGGGGGACGAGCAGCTGAGGAAGCAGCACCGCAGCCTGGCGGAGCTGCACTACAGCAAGGCGGTGCGTCTGTTCCTCAGCCTGAAGGACACGCCCTGCGAGCTGCTGCGCGCTCAGCTGGAGAGGGTGGCCTTCGCCGAGTTCCACATGTCAG gtcaGAGCAGCAACGCAGCCAAGCTGAAGACCCTGTCGGGGGCCCTGGAGATCATGACAGAGACGCGACACGCTTTCCAGCTGATACACAaagagctgctggaggagcagcgAGAG GCCGAATCCCCCGACGCCACAGAGCAGTCGGGCCCCCCCGATAGCGCCGCTTCCTCTGGGCTCAACACGCAGGAAGTGCTGAAGCTCGTGGGGGTGTTCGAGCCCAGCATTtccttcctcctgctccacctGGTCAAGCTGATGACGGCCAGCAAGCGCAAGCCGAG tgtgaaggaggaggaggcagtgaAGACCTACAAGCAAGTGTACTCCAGACTGCTGCGTGCTGATAAGACTGCCCCGCTGCTCCACCGGGTGGCACTGTTCCTGGAGCTGCTTGATCAGCTGGCAGTCCTGGTGGACAACTCTGACAACAGACCATCGTCGTAG
- the edrf1 gene encoding erythroid differentiation-related factor 1 isoform X2, translating to MSTEEENRTPVSPVNGKEDAADSGEESRPEAVICLSSNEIKSRAVVKYSAAPPPATYALLQEKTDLKLPPANWLRESTQLGAAGTTVLGSSSKNKPFSSFGMAYDFIDSIGNDVDVVSDSENIKKLLKIPYSKSHVSMAVHRVGRTLLLDELDIQELFMRSSQTGDWTWLKEFYQRLVDQKWQRKKKSKEHWYQKAILSKFLYYSINGDGSAAPVPSDSDRPDEGEGGCGAEEFGPSWPATFSGTASDSEESATPKEEGVPVETQYALGHVASVPKEQNLPTLFDEGENSQGLRNDFARNILWTFEDIHMLVGSNMPIFGGGRYPAVSLRLRDNNKPINILTGIDYWLDNLMCNVPELVMCFHVNGIVQKYEMIKTEDIPDLENSTFSTRVVKDIAQNILSFLKSNCTKEGHTYWLFKASGSDIVKLYDLTTLCEEAAEEKCQNPFTLPVAVLLYKVASNMMMKKSQNRKHYGTIRTLLLNCIKLLDQERHPQIIASAHYMLSELFQLDDTPDEAGGDSLRGGGSEDSYSEEEEEEEEEELPEDSDENGSYSTGSDPPDDSKAIAVIKSVGELSVPEKYKSTHQIRPSCAFPVSHDKEERCRHVLSCVLKGLKAVDGSIKKESDLPAADPNTPIPLKYEEGSPSAAPGVVEKEIAPLLDRVGPGQEAFKHPTRSGMIPGSWQHRMKLQLFLKASKAYYVLSDAATNLLKYGRALRYIKLALQCHDAYCSVSTSLHPEVLLFHSQCLSLCGDIQLMLAQNASNRAAYLEEYSYQTKEDQEILHSLHRECSCQAFNLVTDLAMDPEYQLFVSCKCYEAGYELLTSDDLRKHGSEQLRQLQKRLGNIRNEMGVFYMNQAAAMQTEKEAKRSVSVAEQEMWKKSFSCFEKGMKDFEAIGDETNTALLLCNTGRLMRICAQAHCAVSADLSRGEFSPEEALYYNKAIDYYLRAMKCLGTRERHTAVWDSVNWELSTTYFTLATLQQDYAPLSRKAQEQIEREVTDAMMKSLKYCDLQTESARQPLYQYRAATIHHRLASMYHSCFRNQVGDEQLRKQHRSLAELHYSKAVRLFLSLKDTPCELLRAQLERVAFAEFHMSGQSSNAAKLKTLSGALEIMTETRHAFQLIHKELLEEQREAESPDATEQSGPPDSAASSGLNTQEVLKLVGVFEPSISFLLLHLVKLMTASKRKPSVKEEEAVKTYKQVYSRLLRADKTAPLLHRVALFLELLDQLAVLVDNSDNRPSS from the exons ATGAGCACCGAGGAGGAAAACAGGACTCCCGTCTCTCCTGTTAATGGGAAGGAAGATGCGGCTGACAGTGGAGAGGAAAGCAGACCG GAGGCAGTGATATGTCTTAGCAGCAATGAGATCAAGAGTCGGGCGGTGGTGAAGTATTCCGCTGCCCCACCGCCCGCCACCTACGCCCTGCTGCAGGAGAAGACGGACCTGAAATTGCCCCCCGCCAACTGGCTCCGAGAGAGCACCCAGCTGGGAGCCGCTGGCACCACCGTCCTGGGCTCCAGCAGCAAGAACAAGCCCTTCTCCAG TTTTGGAATGGCGTATGATTTCATCGACTCCATTGGGAACGATGTGGATGTTGTTTCTGACTCAGAG AACATCAAGAAGCTGCTGAAGATTCCGTACAGTAAGTCTCATGTAAGCATGGCTGTGCACCGAGTTGGGCGGACTCTCCTCTTGGATGAGCTGGACATCCAGGAGCTCTTCATGCGATCATCCCAG ACCGGAGACTGGACCTGGCTGAAGGAGTTTTACCAGAGGCTGGTAGATcaaaaatggcaaagaaaaaagaagagcaaAGAACACTGGTACCAAAAAGCAATTCTGTCAAAGTTCCTCTACTACAG TATTAACGGTGACGGGTCAGCGGCTCCTGTCCCGTCAGACTCGGACCGGCCCGacgagggagagggggggtgcgGGGCGGAGGAGTTTGGCCCCTCGTGGCCCGCCACCTTCAGCGGCACGGCGTCCGATTCGGAGGAGTCTGCCACCCCTAAGGAG GAGGGGGTTCCCGTGGAAACCCAGTACGCCCTCGGGCACGTGGCCTCAGTCCCCAAAGAACAGAACCTTCCCACGCTTTTTGATGAAGGGGAGAACAGCCAG GGGCTGAGAAACGACTTTGCGAGAAACATCCTGTGGACGTTTGAAGACATCCACATGCTGGTGGGGTCCAACATGCCCATCTTCGGAGGAGGGCGGTACCCCGCCGTGAGTCTGCGGCTCAG ggataATAATAAACCCATCAACATTCTGACGGGTATTGATTACTGGCTGGACAATCTGATGTGCAACGTGCCGGAGCTTGTCATGTGCTTTCATGTTAACGGCATTGTGCAG AAGTACGAGATGATAAAAACAGAGGACATCCCAGATCTGGAGaactccaccttctccaccagGGTTGTGAAGGACATCGCTCAGAACATCCTGTCCTTCCTCAAGTCCAACTGCACCAAAGAGGGCCATACCTACTGGCTCTTTAAAG CCAGCGGCAGCGACATCGTGAAGCTGTATGACCTCACCACTCTGTGTGAGGAGGCTGCGGAGGAGAAGTGTCAGAACCCTTTCACGCTGCCTGTGGCCGTGCTGCTCTACAA GGTGGCCAGCAacatgatgatgaaaaaaagcCAGAACAGGAAGCATTATGGGACCATCagaacactgctgctgaactGCATCAAACTGCTGGACCAGGAGAGACATCCTCAG ATCATTGCCTCTGCGCACTACATGCTGTCGGAGCTGTTCCAGCTGGACGACACCCCGGACGAGGCCGGGGGGGACTCGCTGCGGGGTGGCGGCTCCGAGGACAGCTacagcgaggaagaggaggaggaggaagaggaggagcttcCGGAGGACAGCGATGAGAACGGCTCCTACAGCACCGGCTCCGACCCGCCTGATGACAGCAAAGCCATCGCCGTCATCAAGTCTGTGGGGGAGCTGTCAGTCCCCGAGAAATACAAATCCACACACCAGATCAGA CCCAGCTGCGCGTTTCCTGTTTCCCACGACAAGGAGGAGCGCTGTCGCCACGTGCTGAGCTGCGTGCTGAAG GGCCTGAAAGCTGTGGATGGCAGCATTAAGAAGGAGAGCGACCTGCCTGCGGCCGACCCCaacacccccatccccctgaAGTACGAGGAGGGCAGCCCCAGCGCTGCGCCTGGCGTGGTGGAGAAGGAGATCGCCCCCCTGCTGGACAGAG TGGGCCCCGGGCAGGAGGCCTTTAAGCACCCGACCCGCTCGGGGATGATTCCCGGCTCCTGGCAGCACAGGATGAAGCTGCAGCTCTTCCTGAAGGCCTCCAAGGCGTACTACGTCCTGTCCGACGCCGCCACCAACCTGCTGAAGTACGGCCGTGCCCTGCGCTACATCAAGCTGGCCCTGCAGTGCCACG ACGCATATTGCTCTGTGAGCACCAGCCTGCACCCCGAGGTGCTGCTCTTCCACAGCcagtgcctgtctctctgcGGGGACATCCAGCTCATGCTGGCCCAGAACGCCAGCAACCGCGCCGCCTACCTGGAGGAGTACAGCTACCAGACCAAGGAGGACCAGGAGATCCTGCACAGCCTCCACCGAGAGTGCAGCTGCCAGG CCTTTAACCTGGTGACTGACCTGGCCATGGACCCGGAGTACCAGCTGTTTGTGAGCTGTAAGTGCTACGAGGCGGGGTACGAGCTGCTCACCTCGGACGACCTGAGGAAGCACGGCTCCGAGCAGCTCCGCCAGCTGCAGAAGAGACTGGGCAACATCCGCAACGAGATGGGCGTGTTCTACATGAACCAGGCCGCCGCCATGCAGACGGAGAAGGAAG CGAAGAGGTCGGTGTCCGTGGCGGAGCAGGAGATGTGGAAGAAGAGCTTCTCCTGCTTTGAGAAGGGCATGAAGGATTTCGAGGCCATCGGGGACGAGACCAACACGGCTCTGCTCCTGTGCAACACCGGCCGGCTGATGCGCATCTGCGCGCAGGCGCACTGCGCAGTCTCCGCAGACCTCAGCAGGGGCGAGTTCTCACCAGAGGAGGCGCTCTACTACAACAAG GCGATCGATTACTACCTGAGGGCGATGAAGTGCCTGGGTACGAGAGAGAGGCACACGGCCGTCTGGGACTCGGTCAACTGGGAGCTGTCCACCACCTACTTCACCCTGGCCACACTGCAGCAGGACTATGCCCCGCTGTCCAGGAAGGCCCAGGAGCAG ATCGAAAGGGAAGTGACAGACGCCATGATGAAGTCTCTGAAGTACTGCGACCTGCAGACGGAGTCGGCACGGCAACCGCTGTACCAGTACAGAGCCGCCACCATACACCACCGGCTGGCCTCCATGTACCACAGCTGCTTCCGGAACCAG GTGGGGGACGAGCAGCTGAGGAAGCAGCACCGCAGCCTGGCGGAGCTGCACTACAGCAAGGCGGTGCGTCTGTTCCTCAGCCTGAAGGACACGCCCTGCGAGCTGCTGCGCGCTCAGCTGGAGAGGGTGGCCTTCGCCGAGTTCCACATGTCAG gtcaGAGCAGCAACGCAGCCAAGCTGAAGACCCTGTCGGGGGCCCTGGAGATCATGACAGAGACGCGACACGCTTTCCAGCTGATACACAaagagctgctggaggagcagcgAGAG GCCGAATCCCCCGACGCCACAGAGCAGTCGGGCCCCCCCGATAGCGCCGCTTCCTCTGGGCTCAACACGCAGGAAGTGCTGAAGCTCGTGGGGGTGTTCGAGCCCAGCATTtccttcctcctgctccacctGGTCAAGCTGATGACGGCCAGCAAGCGCAAGCCGAG tgtgaaggaggaggaggcagtgaAGACCTACAAGCAAGTGTACTCCAGACTGCTGCGTGCTGATAAGACTGCCCCGCTGCTCCACCGGGTGGCACTGTTCCTGGAGCTGCTTGATCAGCTGGCAGTCCTGGTGGACAACTCTGACAACAGACCATCGTCGTAG